One genomic region from Flagellimonas oceani encodes:
- a CDS encoding DUF305 domain-containing protein, translated as MENKEKKVNNYLKFFAMIGTSMVAMFFLMYTHSYQIIDHFWYSETRFFMTLIMGGSMVIIMLLYMLQMYKDRNKNIAILALGVLLIAGGIWLVRSQVTVSGVDYMEGMIPHHSIAILTSERSQIKDIRVRKLADEIIKAQRREIMEMQWLINDIKKNGIVETEEEKEKRSLPKFEGSLTEETTNLD; from the coding sequence ATGGAAAATAAAGAAAAGAAAGTCAACAATTACTTAAAGTTCTTCGCAATGATCGGTACCTCAATGGTCGCGATGTTCTTTTTAATGTACACACACTCCTATCAGATTATCGATCACTTCTGGTATAGTGAAACCAGGTTCTTTATGACGTTGATCATGGGTGGGTCCATGGTTATTATCATGCTGCTGTATATGCTACAGATGTACAAAGACCGCAATAAGAATATTGCCATCTTGGCTTTGGGTGTTTTGCTGATCGCAGGCGGAATATGGCTGGTCAGGAGCCAGGTTACGGTTTCCGGTGTTGACTATATGGAAGGTATGATTCCCCATCATTCCATCGCTATCCTAACTAGTGAACGATCTCAAATAAAAGATATTAGGGTAAGAAAACTTGCCGATGAGATCATCAAAGCGCAGCGTCGGGAAATAATGGAAATGCAATGGTTAATCAACGATATCAAGAAAAATGGGATAGTAGAAACAGAAGAAGAAAAGGAAAAGCGTTCGCTTCCCAAATTTGAAGGATCGCTTACCGAAGAAACAACAAACCTTGACTGA
- a CDS encoding permease encodes MNEFLKQWGEAAYTTTGFFWMALWAFILGYIISSMIQIFVTEKRMQKTMGENEGKSVLLGTFFGFISSSCSFSALAGTKSIFKKGASFVSSIAFLLASTNLVIELGIIISIFLGWQFVVGEYVGGILLIGISWILIRLINPKKLIEKARKNIENEDDDEMDGSKDWKKQIKNEDSWARVAKKYKMEWQMVWKDVTVGFTVAGITAAFVPDSFFQTLFINSGQGNTDFTFLEILEHIVVGPVAAFLTFIGSMGNIPLAALLFSKGVSFAGVMAFIFSDLVVFPVLRINAKYYGWKMSLFILFLLFTALIGTSLTLHYGFDLLGILPDPSQVKIQDKEHFKIDYTFFLNVAFLIISAYLVYLGFFKKKDVEHSMSEMAPKSPLLESVLKYAAFICYIWLAGGLIVKFLVN; translated from the coding sequence GTGAACGAATTTTTAAAACAATGGGGCGAAGCCGCCTATACGACTACCGGATTTTTCTGGATGGCGCTTTGGGCATTCATTTTGGGTTATATCATCAGTAGTATGATACAGATTTTCGTGACCGAAAAACGGATGCAAAAAACAATGGGCGAAAACGAAGGCAAAAGTGTGCTGTTGGGCACGTTTTTCGGCTTTATAAGTAGCTCGTGCAGTTTTTCTGCTTTGGCAGGTACAAAATCCATCTTTAAGAAAGGTGCAAGTTTTGTGTCTTCCATTGCTTTTCTGTTGGCATCGACCAATCTCGTCATAGAATTGGGGATTATCATTTCCATCTTTTTAGGTTGGCAGTTCGTGGTGGGCGAATATGTAGGTGGTATTCTCTTGATTGGTATTTCGTGGATTCTGATACGACTCATCAATCCTAAAAAACTCATCGAAAAAGCCCGCAAAAATATCGAAAATGAAGATGATGATGAGATGGACGGTTCCAAAGATTGGAAGAAACAAATCAAGAACGAAGACAGTTGGGCGCGCGTTGCCAAAAAATACAAGATGGAATGGCAAATGGTCTGGAAGGATGTAACCGTAGGTTTTACCGTTGCGGGTATTACAGCGGCTTTTGTGCCAGATTCGTTTTTTCAGACCTTATTTATAAATAGTGGTCAAGGCAATACAGATTTCACTTTTCTCGAAATTCTGGAACATATTGTTGTTGGTCCAGTTGCCGCATTCTTAACATTTATCGGTTCAATGGGTAACATCCCATTGGCAGCATTACTATTCAGCAAAGGCGTAAGTTTTGCGGGCGTAATGGCCTTTATTTTTAGCGATTTGGTGGTTTTTCCAGTACTGAGAATCAATGCAAAGTATTATGGTTGGAAAATGTCACTCTTTATTCTATTCTTACTTTTCACGGCATTGATTGGCACCTCTTTGACCTTGCATTATGGTTTCGATTTGCTGGGAATATTGCCCGACCCTTCGCAGGTCAAGATTCAGGATAAGGAACATTTTAAGATTGATTATACCTTTTTCTTGAACGTTGCTTTTCTCATCATTTCGGCCTATCTCGTTTATCTGGGTTTTTTCAAAAAAAAAGATGTAGAACATTCAATGAGCGAGATGGCACCCAAGAGTCCATTGTTGGAAAGTGTTTTAAAATATGCAGCCTTCATCTGTTATATATGGCTCGCTGGGGGACTTATTGTAAAATTTTTAGTGAACTAA
- a CDS encoding PepSY domain-containing protein: MVNRKTAKWIRKAHRYLGIFLGIQFLMWTISGMYFSWTDIDEIHGDQFKNQKPKQTAFSDLLGTGQLDSTQPIQTLELLEIAEEPYYWINEAKLYNAKTGEEKDGITKEEAQEVAQRYILPELKIAAIKRIEEVGDHHEYRGRPLPAYEISYETPQNLKAYVAVENGAFQTVRHRDWRWFDFLWMTHTMDYDTRDNFNTLLLRSFSLLGLITVLSGFVLWYISSPSIRKIKKQI; this comes from the coding sequence ATGGTCAACAGAAAAACAGCAAAATGGATTCGAAAAGCCCACCGCTACTTGGGCATCTTCCTAGGTATTCAGTTCCTGATGTGGACGATTAGCGGGATGTATTTTAGCTGGACGGATATCGATGAAATACACGGCGACCAGTTCAAAAACCAGAAGCCAAAACAGACGGCTTTTTCAGATTTATTGGGTACAGGCCAATTAGATAGTACGCAGCCCATCCAAACGCTTGAATTATTGGAAATAGCAGAAGAACCTTACTATTGGATAAACGAAGCAAAGCTTTATAATGCCAAAACAGGAGAGGAAAAGGACGGTATCACTAAAGAAGAAGCCCAAGAGGTAGCACAAAGATATATACTTCCAGAGCTTAAAATAGCCGCAATAAAAAGGATAGAAGAAGTCGGAGACCACCACGAATATCGAGGACGTCCCCTACCGGCTTATGAGATTTCGTATGAAACACCACAAAATTTAAAGGCTTATGTGGCTGTCGAAAATGGGGCGTTTCAAACGGTGCGGCATAGAGATTGGCGCTGGTTCGACTTTCTGTGGATGACCCATACCATGGACTATGACACAAGAGATAATTTCAACACCCTTTTGTTAAGGTCATTTTCGCTTTTGGGACTAATAACCGTGTTGAGCGGCTTTGTCCTATGGTATATATCATCGCCATCTATTCGAAAGATAAAAAAACAGATTTAG
- a CDS encoding DUF2911 domain-containing protein — protein MSRYISISIVFGLLLITSCKEKKTEPMPEPSKEAITDQPPKKVLSPHTSAMATIGNAHIHIDYSSPGVRDRMIFGGLLAYDEVWQAGAHMATWIETDTDIEIDGKELKAGKYGFFTIPSKEEWIIILNSNWNQHGKDEYDEKDDVIRFKVTPIIADSLKEHLEYNIDKISDTEGEITLAWEKVKVVIPFKVK, from the coding sequence ATGAGTAGATATATTTCAATTAGTATAGTGTTTGGTCTTCTTCTTATTACCAGCTGTAAAGAGAAGAAAACGGAGCCAATGCCAGAACCGTCAAAAGAAGCAATCACAGACCAACCGCCAAAAAAAGTGTTAAGCCCTCACACCTCTGCAATGGCGACCATTGGTAATGCGCACATCCATATTGATTATTCATCGCCAGGGGTTAGGGACAGGATGATTTTTGGTGGTTTGCTGGCGTATGACGAAGTCTGGCAAGCTGGGGCACATATGGCTACGTGGATAGAGACGGATACGGATATAGAAATAGATGGTAAGGAACTAAAAGCAGGTAAATATGGATTTTTTACCATTCCTTCAAAGGAAGAATGGATCATCATTTTAAATTCCAATTGGAACCAGCACGGTAAGGATGAATATGACGAAAAAGATGATGTAATACGATTTAAGGTGACACCGATTATTGCGGATAGCCTAAAGGAACACTTAGAATATAATATCGATAAAATTAGTGATACTGAAGGTGAGATAACATTAGCTTGGGAAAAAGTTAAAGTAGTAATTCCATTCAAAGTAAAATAA
- a CDS encoding MBL fold metallo-hydrolase has translation MKIQQFEYEPLSHYSYALLSEGEMAIIDPDRDPMQYYNLAHKENAVIRAVLLTHSHADFVSSHWQISKETGVTIYNSSKLEAEYPFESFDGNSAIFVGNTKLEAINTPGHSYDSISILATDENEVALFTGDTLLIGDVGRPDLRGNEDDKEQKKQALAREMFNTIRTKFKKIPNEAIIYPAHGAGSLCGKSMSADSISTLGRERKDNWAFGHQNEDEFVKELLEDQPFIPAYFKHDVAMNKKKVESIDMVTAKIPIHLNAETPKDNILIVDSRDENEFKQGHWPQSINIMQGGEASSFETWLGTIIQPNEEFHLVVDSPKSVKTIARRVAKIGYENQLKAIITLSKKSFVENERLDFKHFVQNLDNYTIVDVRNTDEVRKKKIFDGALNQPLHELRESIQDIPNDKPIIVHCGSGYRSAIGSSILSNELQDVKVYDLGEVIEKFK, from the coding sequence ATGAAAATACAGCAATTTGAATATGAACCACTTTCCCACTATTCATACGCACTGCTGAGCGAAGGGGAGATGGCGATAATCGATCCCGATCGCGACCCGATGCAGTATTATAATCTTGCGCATAAAGAAAATGCTGTGATTAGAGCTGTGCTATTGACCCACTCCCATGCAGACTTTGTAAGCTCACATTGGCAAATTAGCAAAGAAACAGGTGTCACGATTTATAACAGCAGCAAATTGGAAGCTGAATACCCTTTCGAAAGTTTTGATGGGAACAGTGCCATATTCGTGGGCAATACCAAACTAGAAGCCATAAATACTCCTGGGCATTCATACGATAGTATTTCCATTCTTGCCACAGATGAAAATGAGGTTGCACTTTTTACGGGGGACACCTTATTGATCGGGGATGTCGGACGCCCGGACCTGCGCGGAAATGAAGATGACAAAGAGCAAAAAAAGCAAGCACTGGCCCGTGAAATGTTCAACACAATTCGAACTAAATTCAAAAAAATACCGAATGAGGCCATTATTTACCCCGCCCACGGGGCGGGATCCCTGTGCGGCAAAAGCATGTCGGCAGATAGCATTAGCACATTAGGTAGGGAGCGAAAGGATAACTGGGCATTTGGCCATCAGAATGAAGACGAGTTTGTCAAAGAACTCCTTGAAGACCAACCGTTCATACCGGCCTATTTCAAACATGATGTAGCTATGAACAAAAAGAAAGTTGAATCGATTGATATGGTTACCGCTAAAATCCCTATTCATCTTAATGCCGAAACACCAAAAGATAATATCTTAATTGTCGATAGTCGTGATGAAAACGAGTTTAAACAAGGTCATTGGCCACAGAGTATCAATATTATGCAGGGTGGCGAAGCATCCTCTTTTGAAACATGGTTAGGTACTATAATCCAACCAAATGAGGAATTTCATCTGGTTGTCGATTCTCCAAAAAGTGTAAAGACCATCGCCCGGCGGGTGGCGAAGATTGGATATGAAAATCAACTCAAGGCGATAATTACCCTTTCGAAGAAAAGCTTTGTCGAAAACGAGCGATTGGATTTCAAGCATTTTGTGCAAAATCTGGATAATTACACCATTGTCGATGTCAGAAATACGGATGAAGTAAGAAAAAAGAAAATTTTTGACGGTGCCCTGAACCAACCCCTACACGAACTAAGGGAATCAATTCAGGACATTCCTAACGACAAACCCATTATTGTCCATTGTGGCAGTGGATATAGAAGCGCGATCGGAAGCAGCATACTTTCAAATGAATTGCAAGACGTAAAAGTATATGACCTAGGGGAAGTTATTGAGAAATTCAAATAA
- a CDS encoding PQQ-dependent sugar dehydrogenase, whose product MGTRFFTGLIISLLVLATTNAQTVDSLPPISASKSYSNYSNVIGWKNGRTPKAPPGFTVTKYADGFKNPRWMYVTPNGDVLVAQSNSNYPLWKKIGAWFIGASKSKSFKNSADLITLLRDVDKDGSPDERTVFLEKELDQPFGMLVLDDWFYVANTNGLLRFPYKPGQLQISGKAEKITTLPAGKANRHWTRNIIANKDGSKIYIAVGSGSNVGEKGAEAEFMKAAILEIDPDGAGLRIFASGLRNPVGMDWNPVTGDLWTAVNERDGLGNNLVPDYLTSVRENGFYGWPYLYYGQNEDPRVKWVPSAQVGNTLMPDVNVGPHTASLGLTFYTGDSFPEKYRNGAFVVQHGSWNRQVLSGYKVVFVPFENGEQTGKPEDFLTGFIVDGKKDEVYGRPVGAAILPDGSMLISDDVTNRIWRISWDGKRGM is encoded by the coding sequence ATGGGAACACGTTTTTTTACAGGTTTAATCATTTCACTCTTAGTATTGGCAACTACAAATGCGCAGACCGTCGATTCGCTACCGCCGATATCGGCCTCCAAATCCTATTCCAACTATAGCAATGTCATTGGCTGGAAAAATGGAAGGACCCCCAAAGCCCCGCCCGGTTTTACCGTTACAAAATATGCTGACGGTTTCAAGAATCCAAGGTGGATGTACGTTACACCGAACGGCGATGTACTTGTGGCGCAAAGCAATTCGAATTATCCGCTCTGGAAAAAAATCGGGGCATGGTTCATCGGGGCATCAAAGTCGAAAAGCTTTAAGAACAGTGCGGACTTGATAACCTTGCTCCGCGATGTAGACAAGGACGGGTCTCCCGATGAACGTACCGTATTTCTCGAAAAGGAACTCGATCAACCATTCGGAATGCTTGTGCTAGATGATTGGTTCTATGTGGCCAATACCAACGGATTGCTACGTTTTCCTTACAAGCCCGGTCAATTGCAAATATCGGGAAAAGCGGAAAAAATTACCACCTTACCCGCAGGAAAGGCCAATCGGCACTGGACACGCAATATTATTGCCAACAAGGACGGCTCGAAAATATATATAGCGGTCGGTAGTGGCTCGAATGTTGGGGAGAAAGGGGCAGAGGCTGAATTCATGAAGGCGGCCATTCTTGAGATTGATCCCGATGGCGCAGGACTAAGAATTTTCGCATCAGGACTAAGAAACCCCGTGGGTATGGATTGGAATCCCGTTACCGGAGACTTATGGACGGCGGTCAACGAACGCGACGGATTGGGCAACAACCTCGTACCTGATTATTTGACCAGTGTCCGCGAAAACGGATTTTACGGTTGGCCCTACTTGTATTATGGGCAAAATGAAGATCCTAGGGTAAAATGGGTGCCTTCGGCCCAAGTGGGAAATACACTGATGCCCGATGTGAACGTTGGCCCCCATACCGCATCTTTGGGATTGACGTTCTACACGGGCGATTCCTTCCCCGAAAAGTATCGGAACGGGGCCTTTGTCGTACAGCATGGCTCTTGGAACAGACAGGTTTTATCAGGCTATAAAGTGGTTTTCGTGCCTTTCGAGAACGGAGAACAAACTGGAAAACCTGAAGATTTTTTAACGGGTTTTATTGTTGACGGCAAAAAAGATGAGGTCTATGGCCGACCCGTGGGTGCCGCCATACTACCCGATGGATCGATGTTGATATCCGATGATGTGACCAATAGGATCTGGAGAATTAGTTGGGACGGTAAACGCGGTATGTGA
- a CDS encoding helix-turn-helix domain-containing protein — protein sequence MSHMLHIKNMVCPRCVTAVYNVLKKIGIDYSNVQLGQVTLKEELTAKQENQLQTELNKLGFSLIGNRKSQLIERMKNLVIEKIFHSRQELNVKLTDYVGSEIGLDYKYLSSLFSSVEIITFEQYVISQKIERVKELLIYDELSLKEIAHQLDYSSVAYLSNQFKKINGMAPTQFKKSALQNRKSLDNI from the coding sequence ATGAGCCATATGCTGCACATAAAAAACATGGTCTGCCCAAGATGTGTTACGGCGGTATACAATGTTCTGAAAAAGATTGGTATTGATTATTCCAATGTGCAACTGGGCCAAGTCACATTGAAGGAAGAACTGACCGCAAAACAAGAAAATCAATTACAAACCGAATTGAATAAGCTGGGTTTTTCTTTGATCGGTAATCGCAAGTCTCAATTGATCGAGCGTATGAAAAATCTTGTAATAGAAAAAATTTTTCATTCAAGACAAGAATTAAACGTCAAATTGACCGATTATGTTGGTTCAGAAATAGGTCTGGATTACAAGTACTTAAGTTCCCTTTTCTCTTCCGTGGAGATTATCACTTTTGAACAGTATGTCATTAGCCAAAAAATTGAAAGGGTTAAGGAATTGCTCATCTATGACGAGCTAAGCTTAAAGGAAATAGCCCATCAGTTAGACTATAGCAGTGTCGCGTATTTAAGCAACCAGTTCAAAAAAATCAATGGTATGGCACCTACACAATTTAAGAAAAGTGCCCTTCAAAATAGAAAATCGCTGGATAACATATAA
- a CDS encoding heavy-metal-associated domain-containing protein, protein MKRRYEIEGMTCNGCRNHVENALLNVAGVADVSVDLKDAEATVESQFEVPLENLQEALKNAGNQYKIQPVN, encoded by the coding sequence ATGAAAAGAAGATACGAAATAGAAGGAATGACCTGTAACGGCTGTAGAAATCATGTTGAAAATGCACTTTTAAACGTCGCAGGAGTGGCCGATGTATCTGTCGATTTGAAGGATGCCGAAGCAACGGTAGAGTCGCAATTTGAAGTGCCTTTGGAAAATTTGCAAGAGGCCTTAAAAAATGCTGGTAATCAATATAAAATACAACCTGTAAATTGA
- a CDS encoding efflux RND transporter periplasmic adaptor subunit, translated as MNKNIIYIVVAALAVGLLGGYFIFSNAEADQSAIKDLSDMSDSHDHSGESENQMWTCSMHPQIMQPEPGDCPICGMDLIPAETGATGLSANEIKMTDNALALANIRTSTVGTGGSDGSSLKLSGKIRENEEANATQATYFAGRIERLNVNYTGENVAKGKLLATIYSPELVSAQQELLTAASMKESQPALYNAVRNKLKLWKLSDNQIDKIEEVGKVQENFPVYATVSGTITDIMVEEGDYVKQGQPLYKIANLNSVWAVFDAYENQIASLKEGQEVKITTNAYPNEEFTAKISFVDPLLNSSTRTVMVRAILNNKDNLLKPGMFVEGTIKAAEMQMENTVIIPASAVMWTGERSVVYVKTNPNEPVFEMREVALGSTNGDTYTIISGLEKGDQIVTNGTFTVDAAAQLQGKKSMMNAEGGKTMTGHEGHLGMQEGDKMEPSTSTGTDHSKMKKRIEVSSEFQGQLKQVFEAYIDVKDALVNDDGAAAQKEAKQMEESLAKVDMKLLKDKEAHDHWMTIQKELKASSNAVASTSEIKEQRDHFKHLSAHMISGVQLFGVNQKVYNSYCPMADSNKGANWLSLEKEIRNPYYGEAMMTCGEIRGTIQ; from the coding sequence ATGAACAAGAACATCATTTACATTGTAGTAGCCGCCTTAGCGGTCGGTTTATTGGGGGGATATTTTATTTTCTCAAACGCTGAGGCCGATCAATCGGCCATAAAAGATCTTTCGGATATGTCCGATAGCCATGACCATTCCGGAGAATCCGAGAATCAGATGTGGACCTGCTCCATGCACCCACAGATTATGCAACCCGAACCGGGAGACTGCCCAATCTGCGGTATGGATCTCATTCCTGCTGAAACCGGAGCGACGGGGCTTAGTGCCAATGAAATAAAAATGACGGACAACGCCTTGGCCTTGGCCAATATACGCACCTCTACCGTTGGTACAGGTGGTTCGGATGGGAGTTCACTTAAACTCTCAGGAAAGATTCGCGAGAACGAAGAAGCCAATGCTACCCAAGCTACATATTTTGCGGGTCGCATTGAACGGCTAAATGTGAATTATACCGGAGAGAACGTTGCCAAGGGCAAACTTTTGGCAACCATCTATTCCCCAGAATTGGTAAGCGCACAACAAGAGCTGTTGACGGCCGCATCCATGAAGGAATCGCAACCGGCATTATACAATGCCGTTCGCAATAAATTAAAATTATGGAAGCTTTCTGACAATCAAATAGATAAGATAGAAGAAGTGGGCAAAGTGCAGGAAAACTTTCCAGTCTATGCCACAGTTTCAGGAACGATTACCGATATCATGGTTGAAGAAGGAGATTATGTAAAACAAGGGCAGCCTTTGTACAAAATTGCCAACTTAAATTCCGTTTGGGCGGTATTCGATGCCTATGAAAATCAGATAGCATCGTTGAAGGAGGGTCAGGAGGTCAAGATAACGACGAATGCCTATCCCAATGAAGAATTTACGGCAAAAATATCCTTTGTAGACCCGTTACTTAATTCTTCTACAAGAACGGTCATGGTAAGGGCAATACTTAACAATAAGGATAATCTCTTGAAGCCGGGTATGTTCGTGGAAGGTACGATCAAAGCTGCCGAAATGCAGATGGAGAATACCGTTATCATACCGGCCAGTGCCGTAATGTGGACGGGGGAACGATCGGTGGTTTATGTAAAGACCAATCCCAATGAGCCTGTCTTTGAAATGCGCGAAGTTGCCCTTGGAAGTACCAATGGCGATACCTATACAATAATTAGCGGGCTTGAAAAGGGGGATCAAATTGTGACCAACGGAACATTTACCGTTGATGCGGCCGCACAGTTACAGGGTAAAAAATCGATGATGAACGCAGAGGGAGGCAAAACCATGACCGGGCATGAGGGTCATTTGGGTATGCAGGAAGGAGATAAAATGGAACCCTCAACAAGTACGGGCACCGACCATTCTAAGATGAAAAAAAGGATTGAAGTATCAAGTGAGTTTCAAGGTCAGTTGAAGCAGGTTTTCGAAGCCTATATAGATGTTAAGGATGCTTTGGTAAATGATGATGGGGCGGCCGCACAAAAAGAAGCAAAACAAATGGAAGAAAGTTTGGCCAAAGTCGATATGAAGTTGCTAAAAGACAAAGAGGCCCATGATCATTGGATGACCATTCAAAAAGAGCTCAAAGCATCGTCAAATGCAGTGGCCAGCACTTCTGAGATCAAGGAGCAAAGGGACCACTTTAAACATTTATCGGCCCACATGATCAGCGGTGTTCAGCTTTTTGGAGTCAATCAAAAAGTGTACAACAGCTATTGCCCGATGGCAGATAGCAATAAGGGAGCCAATTGGCTAAGCCTGGAAAAGGAGATTCGAAACCCATACTACGGAGAAGCAATGATGACTTGTGGGGAAATTAGGGGAACGATACAATAA